A window of Microcystis aeruginosa FD4 contains these coding sequences:
- a CDS encoding baseplate J/gp47 family protein, protein MPLELPNLDDRSYEDLVQEALSLIPSYAPDWTNYNPSDPGITLIELFAYLSELLIYRLNRVTDTNQYAFLKLLNGRDWQPSPQKTLNEEIRETVLKLRQSERAVTCKDFENLALAADSKIARTRCLPRRNLVSENPLKPEKRPGHISVVIVPYAPPETLKPQPTEELIQKVTKYLEPRRLLTTRVHVVAPRYVEVGVRLTLHLNRDVREADIRPKAITILQKFLHPLTGGTDGKGWPFGRNVYVSEIYELLDKLEGIDFVTATNKQEELTVSDPDRLLRDNGKLIAIKIQPEEIVVPGTIALKFESPVK, encoded by the coding sequence ATGCCGCTAGAATTACCTAACCTAGATGACCGCAGCTATGAGGATCTGGTGCAAGAGGCTCTCAGCCTGATTCCTAGCTACGCACCGGACTGGACAAATTATAATCCCTCCGATCCAGGCATAACCCTGATTGAGTTGTTTGCCTACCTCAGCGAACTGTTGATTTATCGGCTCAACCGGGTGACAGATACCAATCAATACGCTTTCTTGAAACTGCTGAATGGGCGAGATTGGCAGCCTTCACCGCAGAAAACCCTGAATGAAGAAATTCGAGAAACTGTGCTTAAGCTGCGGCAGTCAGAACGTGCCGTCACCTGCAAGGACTTTGAAAACCTAGCTTTAGCAGCAGACTCAAAGATAGCCCGTACTCGCTGCCTTCCCCGACGCAATCTAGTCTCAGAAAACCCGTTAAAGCCAGAAAAAAGACCCGGACATATCAGTGTGGTGATTGTTCCCTATGCCCCACCAGAAACTTTAAAACCCCAGCCGACAGAAGAACTAATTCAGAAAGTAACTAAATACCTCGAACCTCGACGGCTGTTAACTACAAGAGTACACGTAGTTGCACCGCGATATGTTGAGGTGGGAGTGCGGCTGACTCTACATCTTAACCGTGATGTCCGGGAAGCAGATATTCGTCCCAAAGCGATCACTATCTTGCAAAAGTTCCTCCATCCCCTGACAGGAGGTACAGACGGCAAAGGCTGGCCTTTTGGTCGAAATGTTTATGTTTCAGAAATTTACGAGTTACTTGACAAATTGGAGGGAATAGATTTTGTAACTGCTACCAACAAACAAGAAGAACTAACAGTAAGTGACCCTGACCGTTTGTTGCGAGACAATGGTAAACTGATAGCGATCAAAATTCAGCCAGAAGAAATTGTTGTTCCAGGTACTATCGCTCTGAAATTTGAGTCTCCCGTAAAGTAA
- a CDS encoding phage tail protein, whose protein sequence is MPSTPTRTPSSLLEYLPAIYQADPFLGQFLLAFEKILLGIKDEVPFPEIENNRNFPPNGLEEIIAGVATYFDPQQTPDEFLSWLASWTALSLRADVNPIIQRQFIANIIKHYQLRGTKTNLEELLRIFVLGKPSVIETAEAEFQIGVHSTIGKDTYLGGGPPHFFTVTIALAEELKSKPQELARQLEIANALIQLEKPAHTDYKLIPIYPGTIQIGNKDSSVLGINTILGTMPTQPTTSP, encoded by the coding sequence ATGCCTAGCACTCCTACCAGAACCCCCAGCAGCCTGCTCGAGTACCTCCCCGCCATTTACCAGGCAGACCCATTCCTCGGTCAATTTCTCTTGGCCTTTGAAAAGATACTTTTGGGAATTAAAGATGAAGTTCCCTTCCCTGAAATCGAGAATAACCGCAACTTCCCCCCCAATGGCTTAGAAGAAATTATTGCCGGAGTGGCGACTTATTTTGATCCCCAACAAACCCCTGATGAATTTCTCTCTTGGCTGGCGAGTTGGACGGCCCTTAGCCTGCGAGCAGATGTCAACCCCATTATCCAGCGACAGTTCATTGCCAATATTATTAAACACTATCAATTACGGGGGACAAAGACAAACTTAGAAGAACTGTTGCGGATTTTTGTTCTGGGTAAACCTAGCGTTATTGAAACCGCAGAGGCAGAATTTCAGATTGGGGTACATTCCACCATCGGGAAAGATACTTATTTGGGTGGTGGTCCGCCGCACTTTTTTACTGTTACTATCGCTTTAGCAGAAGAATTAAAGAGCAAACCCCAAGAGTTAGCACGACAGTTGGAAATTGCTAATGCACTGATTCAACTAGAAAAACCGGCACATACAGATTACAAACTTATACCGATTTATCCCGGAACTATCCAAATCGGCAATAAAGATTCCAGTGTTTTAGGAATCAACACTATCCTCGGAACCATGCCCACACAACCAACCACAAGTCCTTAA
- a CDS encoding tail fiber domain-containing protein, giving the protein MTFPIDGDLYVTGKTGLGIEQPQERLEVDGKIKTTDLQASGTVQALSFQGDGSNLTGVIKNLDSVVKKAGDIMAGPLTIQDNLTVNGNFRINQGTQSSFGSHLYLSKTDGSPGRGQWHINIAPNNALNFVESGIADYRLAITPGGNVGIGTPTPGTPLEIVSTQDSILRLRQNESGHPWNYIEWWNMSSRLWWSGTTPSNTFAIGTYLGGGTVLSLSTNGNVIGKFVQSSSKELKENIGLLCLQEAAQILAGLNPVKFNYKTDSDQHQNIGFIAEDVPELLATSDRKGVSIMDIVGVLTKVLQEQQKTILELAEKVKSLEAKIPNCDLG; this is encoded by the coding sequence ATGACTTTTCCAATTGATGGCGATCTCTATGTTACTGGAAAGACTGGACTTGGTATTGAGCAACCCCAAGAAAGATTAGAAGTCGATGGCAAAATTAAAACTACAGATTTACAAGCTAGTGGCACTGTACAAGCACTCTCCTTTCAAGGGGATGGTTCAAACTTAACTGGAGTCATCAAAAACCTCGACTCAGTGGTTAAAAAAGCCGGAGATATTATGGCAGGTCCTCTGACGATTCAAGATAACCTGACGGTTAATGGAAATTTCCGCATTAACCAAGGGACACAGTCTAGTTTTGGCAGCCATCTCTACCTTAGCAAAACTGATGGTTCGCCCGGTCGTGGGCAGTGGCATATTAACATTGCTCCCAATAATGCCCTCAATTTTGTCGAGTCCGGTATTGCTGACTATCGGTTAGCCATCACACCAGGAGGAAATGTCGGCATCGGAACCCCTACTCCAGGTACTCCCCTAGAAATTGTATCCACACAAGATTCCATTCTCAGGCTGCGACAGAATGAATCAGGACATCCCTGGAACTACATTGAGTGGTGGAACATGAGTTCTAGGCTTTGGTGGAGCGGAACTACACCTAGTAATACTTTTGCCATTGGTACTTATTTAGGAGGAGGAACGGTACTCAGCCTTTCAACTAATGGTAACGTCATTGGTAAGTTTGTCCAAAGTTCTTCCAAAGAACTAAAAGAAAATATTGGCCTGCTTTGCCTCCAGGAAGCAGCTCAAATCTTAGCAGGACTCAATCCCGTTAAGTTCAATTACAAAACCGATAGTGACCAACATCAAAATATCGGATTTATCGCTGAAGATGTACCGGAATTGTTGGCAACTTCTGATCGAAAAGGAGTGAGCATTATGGACATTGTTGGCGTATTAACAAAAGTCTTGCAAGAGCAACAAAAAACAATCTTAGAATTGGCAGAAAAAGTCAAATCTTTAGAAGCAAAAATTCCTAATTGTGATTTGGGATGA
- a CDS encoding XisH family protein — protein sequence MAAKDLFHQAVKQALLKEQWVITADPLKIKIEGVRFEIDLAAEKILAAEKEERKIAVEIKSFLNNSVLTDFHVALGQFLNYRLALQMSESDRMLYLAVPLDTFDSFFQERFVQEALKIYQVKLIVYEPQKEIILVWKE from the coding sequence ATGGCCGCCAAAGACTTATTCCATCAAGCTGTGAAACAGGCACTCCTAAAAGAGCAGTGGGTAATTACAGCAGATCCACTGAAAATTAAGATTGAGGGAGTGAGATTTGAGATCGATTTAGCAGCAGAAAAGATATTGGCGGCTGAGAAAGAAGAACGCAAAATTGCTGTTGAAATCAAAAGTTTTCTTAATAACTCGGTGCTGACTGATTTTCATGTTGCCTTGGGGCAGTTTTTAAACTATCGACTTGCCCTACAAATGAGTGAATCGGATAGGATGCTATATCTAGCAGTGCCACTTGATACATTTGATTCTTTCTTTCAAGAAAGATTTGTTCAGGAAGCATTAAAAATATATCAAGTCAAGCTGATAGTTTACGAACCACAAAAGGAGATAATTCTTGTATGGAAAGAATAG
- a CDS encoding XisI protein, which translates to MERIDYYRQCIRNILTEKAAKEADNPDIECQLIFDRENDHYQLLDIGWQGLKRVYNCFIHLDIKEGKIWIQRNMTETDIAKELVEMGVSKEDIVLGLHPSYKRPYTGYGVA; encoded by the coding sequence ATGGAAAGAATAGATTATTACCGTCAATGTATCCGTAATATACTCACTGAAAAAGCAGCAAAAGAAGCCGACAATCCAGACATTGAATGTCAATTAATTTTTGACAGAGAAAATGACCACTACCAGTTACTAGATATAGGCTGGCAGGGGCTGAAAAGAGTTTATAATTGTTTCATACATTTAGATATAAAGGAGGGAAAAATTTGGATTCAGCGGAATATGACTGAGACAGATATTGCCAAAGAATTAGTAGAAATGGGTGTATCCAAGGAAGATATTGTCTTGGGTTTGCATCCAAGCTATAAGCGCCCTTATACAGGCTATGGAGTCGCCTAA
- a CDS encoding Uma2 family endonuclease — translation MKPAIINLPNHCKISQQQFKKLAIANRELRLERSNTGELIMMSPTGGSTGKYNVKLASRFVIWNEQTQLGEVFDSSTAFSLPNGANRSPDVAWVSRERWNCLTREQQDTFPPLCPDFVLELRSKTDKMKPLREKMQEYLANKMRLGWLIDTKNKLVEIYRADQPVEVLKKPATLSGEDILPGFVLNLQFLWYDLETLV, via the coding sequence ATGAAACCAGCGATAATTAATCTGCCCAACCATTGCAAAATCAGCCAACAACAGTTTAAAAAACTAGCAATAGCCAACCGAGAACTCCGCCTTGAACGCAGTAATACCGGCGAATTAATCATGATGTCACCTACTGGAGGAAGCACAGGGAAATACAACGTTAAACTCGCCAGTCGTTTTGTCATTTGGAACGAACAAACCCAATTAGGAGAGGTTTTTGATTCCTCCACAGCATTTAGCCTTCCCAATGGCGCAAACCGTTCTCCTGATGTCGCTTGGGTTAGTCGAGAACGATGGAATTGTCTAACCCGCGAACAACAAGATACCTTTCCCCCATTATGTCCTGATTTTGTCTTAGAATTGCGCTCTAAAACAGACAAGATGAAACCCTTACGGGAGAAAATGCAGGAATACCTAGCCAACAAAATGCGCTTAGGCTGGTTAATTGATACCAAAAATAAACTTGTCGAAATTTATCGCGCTGATCAACCCGTAGAAGTCTTAAAGAAGCCTGCTACTTTATCAGGAGAAGATATTTTACCCGGATTTGTTCTTAATTTACAATTTTTGTGGTACGATCTAGAAACCCTAGTTTAA